AATCGATCAGCATATCCTTAGCAATTACAAGATTCGTCCAGCTAATGTTCTGGCGTTACGAAAGCTTGAACCCGAACTTAATTTTGACCCCGCGGCCTTTAACGTTTCCGAGCAGGACATTACTGCACAGCGTAGCGTGTTTGAGCAGCGCCTTGCGAACTGCGACGACATGTATCAAACGCAATTCCTCTCTGCCTATGCAGCGCCACTGAAACGCAAACTTGTAGCCATAGACGCGTAACCTAGTTAGTCACCGAGCACTCGCGTTACCGATCTAAGAGCTACGAGCTACGAAATGATCTGACTGTTCAGTGAACTCAAATCGCTGAATTTCAGAGACAAAAAAAGGAGTCCCAGGACTCCTTTTTTATGACTTAGCCACTTGCTCAGCAAACCGCTAGGCGATTCACGAAGCGAATCATTCGCTTGCGCTGCTGCTTAATTTCAAACTCTAGCGCAGCAAGCTTTTCTGAAATAACTACCAATTCGGTCTCGGCTAAGGCACGGAGTTCTTCTCCGCGCTGCTCCACTAACTCCTTTTTCGCCTCCACCCAACTTAGGCGAAGCTCCTTCCAGTGCTGGAGCTGCTGCTGGAAACGCATAGACTCCAATGCGATTTGATCGCTAAAGCGAAGCGATAGTGGTTTCGACTTGAAGGTGTCTTCGGCGCGCTTAAGCTGAGTTTCAATCATCGCCTGATTAATCTTAGCCGCCGGCGTTCGCTTCAGCTTCGAAGCAAGCCCCAACTTAGAAGCAGTAAAGATCAACCACTTGGTAGGGTCATACTGCCACCACTTCACACCATTACGGTAGTCACCTTGGAAAAGATGATGGTAGTTATGGTAGCCCTCACCGTAGGTGAAGAGTGCTAAGACATCGTTATCGCGCGCCGTATTCTCTTCCGTATAAGGACGTCGACCCCAGATATGAGCTAGCGAGTTGATGAAGAAGGTGGTGTGGTGAGAAACGACTAAGCGCAGGAAGCCAATAAGCAATGCGCCGGCAATAATGTCCCCAAGCAACCAGCCCAATGCCAGCGCCGGAATCAAGTTCATCACCAGTGTCAAAACTACATAGTGCTTATGCTGCCAGACGACAATCGGATCACGCTGCAAGTCCTTCACATTCGAGAAGTCCACCTCGCCACTTGGATAGGCGCGGAGCATCCAACCAATGTGAGAAAAGAAGAAACCAC
This window of the uncultured Umboniibacter sp. genome carries:
- a CDS encoding fatty acid desaturase produces the protein MQSEKPPIMWLPVSVFVFTTIVTFIGVPWYGYAVGYSGAMWLAAILVLGANGMSITAGYHRLWAHNSYRAHWSLRLMFALFGAAATQNSILVWASGHRRHHRHVDDNERDPYSAKRGFFFSHIGWMLRAYPSGEVDFSNVKDLQRDPIVVWQHKHYVVLTLVMNLIPALALGWLLGDIIAGALLIGFLRLVVSHHTTFFINSLAHIWGRRPYTEENTARDNDVLALFTYGEGYHNYHHLFQGDYRNGVKWWQYDPTKWLIFTASKLGLASKLKRTPAAKINQAMIETQLKRAEDTFKSKPLSLRFSDQIALESMRFQQQLQHWKELRLSWVEAKKELVEQRGEELRALAETELVVISEKLAALEFEIKQQRKRMIRFVNRLAVC